The following coding sequences lie in one Burkholderia cepacia genomic window:
- a CDS encoding SIR2 family NAD-dependent protein deacylase, which yields MPFSDPADSADSTAAQLPADLVAAAVDALARADALLVTAGAGIGVDSGLPDFRGTDGFWRAYPALRHERFEFHEIASPHAFRARAPLAWGFYGHRLALYRTTVPHAGFAILRRWIDAMPNGGFVLTSNVDGQFQKAGFDPARIVEIHGSIHAMQCLRPCTDATWDAAPFVPDVDEATCRLVGDMPRCPHCGGLARPNILMFGDTGWLGERYDLQERALEDWIAQAGRVAVVEIGAGTAIPTVRLLSERLGADVIRINSREAHARRADVIGLKGGALATLSVLDRAWRGG from the coding sequence ATGCCGTTCTCCGATCCCGCTGATTCCGCCGACTCCACCGCCGCGCAACTGCCCGCCGATCTCGTCGCGGCCGCCGTCGACGCGCTCGCACGCGCCGACGCATTGCTCGTGACGGCCGGCGCGGGTATCGGCGTCGATTCCGGGCTGCCCGATTTTCGCGGCACGGACGGATTCTGGCGCGCGTATCCGGCGCTGCGCCACGAGCGTTTCGAATTCCACGAGATCGCGTCGCCGCACGCGTTCCGTGCGCGCGCGCCGCTCGCGTGGGGGTTCTACGGACACCGTCTCGCGCTCTATCGCACGACGGTGCCGCATGCGGGCTTCGCGATCCTGCGCCGCTGGATCGACGCGATGCCGAACGGCGGCTTCGTGTTGACGAGCAACGTCGACGGCCAGTTCCAGAAAGCCGGCTTCGATCCGGCGCGCATCGTCGAGATCCACGGGTCGATTCATGCGATGCAGTGCCTGAGGCCGTGCACGGACGCGACGTGGGATGCGGCGCCGTTCGTGCCGGACGTCGACGAAGCCACGTGCCGCCTCGTTGGCGACATGCCGCGCTGCCCGCACTGCGGCGGCCTCGCGCGGCCGAACATCCTGATGTTCGGCGATACCGGCTGGCTCGGGGAGCGCTATGACTTGCAGGAGCGCGCGCTGGAAGACTGGATCGCGCAGGCCGGGCGCGTCGCCGTGGTCGAGATCGGTGCGGGCACCGCGATTCCGACCGTGCGTTTGCTGAGCGAACGACTCGGTGCGGACGTGATCCGTATCAACTCGCGCGAAGCGCATGCACGCCGCGCGGACGTGATCGGTCTGAAGGGCGGGGCGTTGGCGACGCTGAGCGTGCTCGATCGCGCGTGGCGCGGCGGTTGA
- a CDS encoding S53 family peptidase: MLVPALCASLLASSVALADGNGPPSYVEGNRAPKGFARPPFHTKQRASTATIAGLTPALTRHAYGFDSIANQGDGMTVAIVDAYDDPKIESDLGVFSNAFSLPACTSSNGCFTKVYAHGARPKTDSGWSLEISLDVEWVHAIAPKAKIVLVEAASASFNDLLAAVDVAVKRGASVVSMSFGGNEFSTETGFDSHFNVAGVTFVASSGDSGAGTEYPAASPYVVSVGGTTLSSDTAGNYVGEAAWSGSGGGVSTTEAEPAGQTAWPIPVAGKRGVPDVSYDANPSSGFAVYDSVTYQGQTGWFQVGGTSAGAPQWSALVAIANSLRTAAGKKSLSGTYDALYTVGKTGYGSDFHDVTTGSNGSCGSICNAAGGYDYVTGLGSPVAPALVQALVARP; this comes from the coding sequence ATGTTGGTTCCGGCGCTGTGCGCTTCGCTGCTCGCATCGAGTGTCGCGCTCGCCGACGGCAACGGGCCGCCGTCCTACGTCGAAGGCAACCGGGCGCCGAAAGGCTTCGCCCGCCCGCCGTTCCACACGAAGCAGCGCGCGAGCACGGCCACGATCGCCGGCCTCACGCCCGCGCTCACGCGCCACGCGTACGGGTTCGATTCGATCGCCAACCAGGGCGACGGGATGACCGTCGCGATCGTCGACGCGTACGACGACCCGAAGATCGAGTCCGACCTCGGCGTGTTCAGCAACGCGTTCTCGCTGCCGGCCTGCACGTCGTCGAACGGCTGTTTCACCAAGGTGTACGCACACGGCGCACGGCCGAAGACCGATTCGGGCTGGTCGCTCGAGATATCGCTCGACGTCGAATGGGTACACGCGATCGCCCCGAAGGCGAAGATCGTGCTGGTCGAGGCCGCGTCGGCCAGCTTCAACGACCTGCTCGCCGCGGTTGACGTCGCGGTCAAGCGCGGCGCATCGGTCGTGTCGATGAGTTTCGGCGGCAACGAATTCAGCACCGAGACCGGCTTCGACAGCCACTTCAACGTCGCGGGCGTTACGTTCGTCGCGTCGTCCGGCGACAGCGGCGCCGGGACCGAATACCCGGCCGCGTCGCCTTACGTGGTGTCGGTCGGCGGCACGACGCTGTCGTCCGACACGGCCGGCAACTACGTCGGCGAAGCCGCGTGGAGCGGCAGCGGCGGCGGCGTGAGCACGACCGAGGCCGAACCGGCCGGCCAGACGGCATGGCCGATTCCGGTGGCCGGCAAGCGCGGCGTACCCGACGTCAGCTACGACGCAAATCCGTCCAGCGGTTTCGCGGTGTACGACTCGGTCACCTATCAGGGGCAGACAGGCTGGTTCCAGGTCGGCGGCACGAGCGCGGGCGCGCCGCAATGGTCGGCGCTCGTCGCGATCGCGAATTCGCTGCGCACGGCCGCCGGCAAGAAATCGTTGAGCGGCACCTACGACGCGCTTTATACGGTCGGGAAAACCGGATACGGCAGCGACTTTCACGACGTGACGACCGGGTCCAACGGCAGTTGCGGCAGCATCTGCAACGCAGCCGGCGGCTACGACTACGTGACCGGCCTCGGTTCACCCGTCGCACCGGCGCTCGTGCAGGCGCTCGTCGCCCGGCCGTAA
- the crcB gene encoding fluoride efflux transporter CrcB encodes MFYSMVAIFVGAGLGALLRWFLSLALNAFFPAVPLGTLASNLIGGYVIGVAAVMFTARVGLPPEWRLFVITGFLGGLTTFSTYSVEVMTHALEGEFGWAFAVAALHLTGSFALTALGMWTARAWLAAA; translated from the coding sequence TTGTTCTACTCGATGGTCGCGATCTTCGTCGGCGCCGGGCTCGGCGCGTTGCTGCGCTGGTTCCTGAGCCTTGCGCTCAACGCGTTCTTTCCGGCCGTGCCGCTCGGCACGCTCGCGTCGAACCTGATCGGCGGCTACGTGATCGGCGTGGCGGCCGTCATGTTCACGGCGCGCGTCGGGCTGCCGCCCGAGTGGCGCCTGTTCGTGATCACGGGCTTCCTCGGCGGCCTCACGACGTTCTCGACCTATTCGGTCGAAGTGATGACGCATGCGCTCGAGGGGGAATTCGGATGGGCGTTTGCGGTGGCTGCCCTACACTTGACTGGATCGTTCGCGCTCACGGCGCTCGGCATGTGGACCGCGCGTGCGTGGCTCGCGGCGGCCTGA
- a CDS encoding DUF190 domain-containing protein: MDRVFLRFYVHEQHRLHWKPLWEWLLEEASRMGVAGGSAFRAMAGFGQHRVLHEDRFFELQGSLAIEVEFIVTEDEAQRLLERLSREKVRVCYAMMPARFGVIDTLAAPPAQGPAA; encoded by the coding sequence ATGGACAGGGTCTTCTTGCGCTTCTATGTGCACGAGCAGCACCGGCTGCACTGGAAGCCGCTGTGGGAATGGCTGCTGGAGGAGGCGAGCCGGATGGGCGTCGCGGGCGGGTCGGCATTTCGCGCGATGGCCGGCTTCGGCCAGCATCGCGTGCTGCACGAGGACCGCTTCTTCGAACTGCAGGGATCGCTCGCGATCGAGGTCGAATTCATCGTCACCGAGGACGAGGCGCAGCGGCTGCTCGAGCGGCTGTCACGTGAAAAGGTGCGCGTGTGTTACGCGATGATGCCGGCGCGCTTCGGCGTGATCGACACGCTGGCCGCACCGCCGGCCCAGGGGCCGGCGGCGTAG
- a CDS encoding YggT family protein: MFGEIARFLLNTVFTLFGAALILRIWMQAVRVPPYNPVTQAVLQATNWLVLPLRRVIAGVRGIDWASVVAALLTALVYVVLMVVMAGFDPAAVIATLVVVALLTVVKWALNLVIWMTILMALLSWLNPRSPAMPILFQLTAPFLNPLRRVIPNLGGIDLSPILLFVIVQVLLMIVTRAAVSLTMFGI; encoded by the coding sequence ATGTTCGGCGAGATCGCCCGTTTTCTGCTCAATACCGTCTTCACGCTGTTCGGCGCCGCGCTGATCCTGCGCATCTGGATGCAAGCCGTCCGCGTGCCACCGTACAACCCTGTCACGCAGGCCGTGCTGCAGGCGACCAACTGGCTCGTGCTGCCGCTGCGCCGCGTGATCGCCGGCGTGCGCGGCATCGACTGGGCCAGCGTCGTCGCAGCCCTCCTCACCGCGCTCGTCTACGTCGTGCTGATGGTCGTGATGGCCGGCTTCGATCCGGCCGCGGTGATCGCGACGCTCGTCGTGGTCGCACTGCTCACCGTCGTGAAGTGGGCGCTCAATCTCGTGATCTGGATGACGATCCTGATGGCGCTGCTGTCATGGCTCAACCCGCGCTCGCCGGCGATGCCGATCCTCTTCCAGCTCACCGCACCGTTCCTGAACCCGCTGCGCCGCGTGATCCCGAACCTCGGCGGCATCGACCTGTCGCCGATCCTGCTGTTCGTGATCGTGCAGGTGCTGCTGATGATCGTCACGCGCGCGGCCGTCTCGCTGACGATGTTCGGCATCTGA
- a CDS encoding Rossmann-like and DUF2520 domain-containing protein, whose translation MSLPDTPRLGFIGAGRLARCVAQRFAQAGFPVVAITSRTPASAADLAARIGGCRAVDTPQQVAEAADLIFVTVPDDHLAPTAAALRFDASRAASQAVVHCSGASAVALLDPARHQGVATGGFHPLYLFGGTDADLARIDGCSVTIEATGALHATLLRLAATLGCHPLSIPAGGRMLYHAAAHYAASFALCGLSEAVELWRGLGFDEDAALRALLPMLAGTIETARDKGLANALSGPVSRGDTGIVERQLALLETLGGDHAALYALLTRRAVALAAKRAAPPASLPALAEAVETSLARTAAHPSPSRDEA comes from the coding sequence ATGTCCCTTCCCGACACACCCCGCCTCGGCTTCATCGGTGCAGGCCGCCTCGCGCGCTGCGTCGCGCAGCGCTTCGCGCAGGCAGGCTTCCCGGTCGTCGCGATCACGAGCCGCACACCCGCATCGGCTGCCGACCTCGCCGCGCGCATCGGCGGGTGCCGCGCAGTCGACACGCCGCAGCAAGTTGCCGAGGCCGCCGACCTGATCTTCGTGACAGTGCCCGACGACCATCTCGCGCCGACCGCGGCCGCCCTCCGCTTCGACGCGTCGCGCGCCGCCAGCCAGGCAGTCGTCCACTGCAGCGGCGCGTCGGCGGTTGCGCTGCTCGACCCGGCCAGGCACCAAGGCGTGGCCACCGGCGGCTTCCATCCGCTCTACCTGTTCGGCGGCACCGATGCCGACCTCGCACGCATTGATGGCTGCTCGGTCACGATCGAAGCAACCGGTGCGCTGCACGCGACGCTGCTGCGACTTGCTGCCACACTCGGCTGCCATCCGCTGTCGATTCCGGCCGGCGGCCGGATGCTGTACCACGCGGCCGCGCACTACGCGGCGAGCTTCGCGCTGTGCGGATTGTCGGAGGCGGTCGAGCTGTGGCGCGGCCTCGGTTTCGACGAGGACGCCGCGCTGCGTGCGCTGCTGCCGATGCTCGCCGGCACGATCGAGACCGCGCGGGACAAGGGGCTTGCGAACGCGCTGTCCGGCCCGGTGTCGCGCGGCGATACGGGCATCGTCGAACGCCAGTTGGCACTGCTTGAAACGCTCGGCGGCGATCACGCGGCGCTGTATGCGCTGCTGACGCGCCGCGCGGTCGCGCTCGCGGCGAAGCGCGCCGCACCGCCGGCGTCGCTGCCGGCGCTTGCCGAAGCGGTCGAAACGTCGCTCGCGCGCACGGCCGCGCACCCCTCCCCGTCGCGCGACGAGGCGTGA
- a CDS encoding LysE family translocator has product MSFPPASMLSDGFFLSLSLCLDIGLVNVAMLSLTLSHGFRPGFWLGVGSCVGDLVYAALALAGMAVLLQFEPVRWIVWIGGGAVLLFLTWKMAREALAPAGTGDDDAADTPQPRASARRSFLRGMLLAMSSPSAILWFAAVGGALIAKAGATTPATASVFLSGFFLGGLAWTLFMCTLASQGRKRAGAGLMRACHIASALLFAYFSYSVIVGGYRDLIVHAV; this is encoded by the coding sequence ATGAGCTTTCCGCCCGCCTCCATGCTGTCCGACGGTTTCTTCCTGTCGCTGTCGCTCTGTCTCGACATCGGCCTCGTGAACGTCGCGATGCTGTCGCTGACGCTGTCGCACGGCTTCCGGCCGGGCTTCTGGCTCGGTGTCGGCTCGTGCGTTGGCGACCTCGTCTACGCGGCGCTCGCGCTCGCCGGAATGGCCGTGCTGCTGCAGTTCGAGCCCGTGCGCTGGATCGTGTGGATCGGCGGCGGCGCGGTGCTGCTGTTTCTCACGTGGAAGATGGCGCGCGAAGCGCTGGCGCCGGCCGGCACGGGCGACGACGATGCAGCCGACACCCCGCAGCCGCGCGCGAGTGCACGTCGCAGCTTCCTGCGCGGGATGCTGCTTGCGATGTCGTCGCCGAGCGCGATCCTGTGGTTCGCGGCGGTCGGCGGCGCACTGATCGCGAAGGCCGGCGCGACGACGCCGGCCACCGCGTCGGTGTTCCTGTCGGGCTTCTTCCTCGGCGGCCTCGCCTGGACGCTCTTCATGTGCACGCTCGCGAGCCAGGGCCGCAAGCGCGCGGGCGCCGGGTTGATGCGTGCGTGCCATATCGCGTCGGCGCTGCTGTTCGCGTATTTCTCGTACAGCGTGATCGTCGGCGGCTACCGCGATCTGATCGTGCACGCGGTGTAA
- a CDS encoding UbiD family decarboxylase, translated as MKYKDLRDFIQRLEALGELRRVTQPVSPVLEMTELCDRVLRAGGPALLFNAPTGYDFPVLGNLFGTPRRVALGMGVDAGDDAALDSLRDLGRLLSALKEPDPPKSLKDAGKLLSLAKAVWDMAPKSVSSPPCQEIVWEGNDVDLNRLPIQTCWPGDAGPLVTWGLTVTRGPNKSRQNLGIYRQQLIGRNKLIMRWLAHRGGALDFREFALQNPGKPYPVAVVLGADPATTLGAVTPVPDSLSEYQFAGLLRGSRTELAKCLTPGVDTLQVPARAEIVLEGFIYPQEGALAPAPAGAPPRPSGNAAAAYEHALEGPYGDHTGYYNEQEWFPVFTVERITMRRDAIYHSTYTGKPPDEPAVLGVALNEVFVPLLQKQFSEITDFYLPPEGCSYRMAIVQMKKSYAGHAKRVMFGVWSFLRQFMYTKFIVVVDEDVNIRDWKEVIWAITTRVDPVRDTVMVDSTPIDYLDFASPVAGLGSKMGLDATNKWPGETNREWGRPIEMDAAVKARVDRLWQEIGL; from the coding sequence ATGAAATACAAAGACTTACGAGATTTCATCCAGCGCCTCGAGGCGCTCGGCGAACTGCGGCGCGTCACGCAACCCGTGTCGCCCGTGCTCGAAATGACCGAGCTGTGCGACCGCGTGCTGCGCGCCGGCGGCCCTGCGCTGCTGTTCAACGCGCCGACCGGCTACGATTTCCCGGTGCTCGGCAACCTGTTCGGCACGCCGCGCCGCGTCGCGCTCGGGATGGGGGTCGATGCGGGCGACGACGCCGCGCTCGATTCGCTGCGCGATCTCGGGCGCCTGCTGTCCGCGCTGAAGGAGCCCGATCCGCCGAAGAGCCTGAAGGATGCCGGCAAGCTGCTGTCGCTCGCGAAGGCCGTGTGGGACATGGCGCCGAAGTCGGTGTCGTCGCCGCCCTGCCAGGAGATCGTCTGGGAAGGCAACGACGTCGACCTGAACAGGCTGCCGATCCAGACCTGCTGGCCCGGCGATGCGGGGCCGCTCGTCACGTGGGGCCTGACGGTCACGCGCGGGCCGAACAAGTCGCGCCAGAATCTCGGCATCTACCGTCAGCAGCTGATCGGCCGCAACAAGCTGATCATGCGCTGGCTCGCGCATCGCGGCGGCGCGCTCGACTTCCGCGAGTTCGCGCTGCAGAACCCCGGCAAGCCGTATCCGGTCGCGGTCGTGCTCGGCGCCGATCCGGCCACGACGCTCGGCGCGGTGACGCCCGTGCCCGATTCGCTGTCCGAGTATCAGTTCGCCGGCCTGCTGCGCGGCAGCCGCACGGAGCTCGCGAAGTGCCTGACGCCCGGCGTCGACACGCTGCAGGTGCCCGCGCGCGCGGAGATCGTGCTCGAAGGCTTCATTTATCCGCAGGAAGGCGCCCTTGCCCCCGCACCGGCCGGCGCACCGCCGCGCCCTTCCGGCAACGCGGCGGCCGCGTACGAGCATGCGCTCGAAGGTCCGTACGGCGACCACACCGGCTATTACAACGAGCAGGAGTGGTTCCCCGTGTTCACCGTCGAGCGCATCACGATGCGCCGCGACGCGATCTACCACTCGACCTACACGGGCAAGCCGCCCGACGAACCCGCGGTGCTCGGCGTCGCGCTCAACGAGGTGTTCGTGCCGCTGCTGCAGAAGCAGTTCTCCGAGATCACCGACTTCTACCTGCCGCCCGAAGGCTGCAGCTACCGGATGGCGATCGTCCAGATGAAGAAGAGCTACGCGGGCCACGCGAAGCGCGTGATGTTCGGCGTGTGGAGCTTCCTGCGGCAGTTCATGTATACGAAGTTCATCGTGGTCGTCGACGAGGACGTGAACATCCGCGACTGGAAGGAAGTGATCTGGGCGATCACGACGCGCGTCGACCCGGTGCGCGACACGGTGATGGTCGACAGCACGCCGATCGACTATCTCGACTTCGCATCGCCGGTGGCCGGTCTCGGCTCGAAGATGGGGCTCGACGCGACCAACAAGTGGCCCGGCGAGACGAATCGCGAATGGGGCCGCCCGATCGAGATGGATGCGGCCGTGAAGGCGCGCGTCGACCGGCTCTGGCAGGAGATCGGCCTCTGA